A stretch of DNA from Rothia mucilaginosa:
GCAGCAATCGAGGGTCGCATCCCCTCCAAGGAAACCATGGTGATGATCACCAACACCGCAAAGTTCAACATCTCCAAGGACTCTGAGTCCCGCCGCCCCGTCGCAGCCGGCGACCGCGTCGCTCAGGCAACCAAGAAGTAAGCTGAACCAGCGAAAATAGCTCAGCTTCAACAGCGGTGAAAAACCCGCGAAAACACTTAACGCAAAAGGTCGCGTTCTGCAGGCTCAATCGGTCCACAGGCGCGGCCTTTTTCGTTACACGAGAAATTTTAACGCCGCATGAAATGCCGCTATGAAAAGCGGCGGAAAAGGAGGAACACATTCACCCGCATTACATGGCGGGCAAGAATGAGGCGCGTATAATACTCTATTTGTCTGTGAACGTAGTGAATTACCGATAAAAAATCGTTATGCTACTTAGAGTTGTAGTTTGAGTTGAGAGAATCCGGACCCTCAGCTATAAACCAAAACTTCAATGACCAACCACACACATTACGCTCAACTCATAAACGAAAAAAGGACCACTACGGTGACTGCATTCCCGAAGACCTCTAAGAATCTGAGCCGCCGCGGCTTCATCGGTGCCTCCGCACTGGCACCTGCCGCCCTCATGCTCCAGGCAGGCGAAGCCCACGCCGCAGCCAACACCCGCGCACAGCTCGCGGCAGTACACAGCGGCTCCCCCGCACATCAGCTGCTCTACAAGACCGATGAATTCTTCATCGCCCACCGCGGTGCCGGCAACATCAGCCCCGAGCACACCGCCTACGCCTACGCAGAATCTGTACGCCGAGGCGCCCTCGCCGTCGAAATTTCCGTACGCACCACCAGCGACGGCCAGTTCGTCTGCATGCACGACACCAACATCAAGCGCACCACCGGTGCGTCCATGGACGTGCGCGGCCACACCCTCGCAGAACTGCGCCAGTACAAGGTCAACATGCGCAAGAACCTGGGCGAGAAGACCGACCTCTACGACATCCCCACCCTTGAAGAGGCCATCGCCGCAATTAACGCCGTACCTGCTGGTGGCGAATACGCCTCCGTCGGCGGCAAGAAGGTCGTGCTGTTCCTCGAAGCGAAGGACGGCCCCGCACAGGCAGGCCTCGTCAAGTTCATCACCGAACGCGGCCTGCAGCGCCGCACCGTCATCAAGATGTACCGCGACGGCAGCGGTGGCTTCAAGCCCACCTCCAAGTACCTGAAGCTCGCCAACTCCGCAGGCTGCGCCACCTGGTGCTACTTCGACGGCGGCGACCCCATCGACAAGATCTCCGCAATGGCACGCCACGAAAACGTGGACGCCATCGGCGTACCCTACTACGAGAAGCCGACCGGCGCATCCCACGGCTCCATGAGCGAGGCGAACGTACGCACCCTCACCAGCCTGGGCAAGGCAGTCATCGTCTGGGAAATCCACCGCCGCTCCGCCTACGAAAAGTACAAGGCACTGGGCGTGAAGGGCTTCATGTGCCCCGACCCCTACTGGGTGATCGGTGACCCCTTCGACTCCAGCGTCAAGATTAAGACCGGCAAGCGCCCCCACGGCATGCTACCCGCCGACCCCTCCGTCGCAGCGGATATGCCCGACCTGACCGGCGCAGCCATCGTGCACAACCAGCGCTACGACGAATCCGTGCTGCTCGGCCCCCTGGCGAACTACACCACCCGCGACAAGTACACCCTCGACTTCTCCATGAAGTGGACCGGCGCACTGCCGCAGCAGGCGGGCCACTACGGCTACATTGCTTTCGGTCGCGAACACGACGGCCCCTTCGGCATCGGCAAGAAGTTCGCCGCAAACCAGGAAGACGGCACCTACGTGCTCGCTATCCGCCCCAACTACAACGGCGGCTCCGTAGCGCAGATCCTCTGCTTCGAACCCAAGCAGACCAGCCCGCGCGTACTGCACACCATGAAGCTGCGCCAGAAGGTCACCACCGGCCAGGCACTGAACTGCAAGATCGTGGTGAACAAGAACAGCTTCTACTACACGGTCAACGGCCAGTACTCCAGCCCCATCAACCACAGTGCCTACCGCGGCCCGTACGTACACTTCGGCCGCTTCCACGGCACCAACGATGGCGGTCCTCTGGAGCTGACTCGAATCGAGGCACGTCAGTCCTGGATTTGAGAGAATCGGTGGGCATAGTCCACCTGGGTGCCCGCCTCACCGCCCGCTAAGCGGTGAAGGCGCGGGTACCGGGCAGAGCGGATGCAACACCGAGCATCCCTTCCGGGCAACGCTTTCCATAATTCCTAGCTCCATGATTATTAGCTAGGCGCTCGCGCGCCGAGCGAGAATCTACCCGAGGAATCCACCTGAAGGGGGTCGTATCCAACGCGGATGCGGCCCCCTTCGGCGTGCCCGCGGTCTTTCAGGGTGGGGAGGGGGAGAGCGGAGAGCGCAGGCGAGGATAGGGCGCGCGGGGACGTGTAGGCGCGCAGGGGAGTAGAGAGGGGGTAGGGGAGCGTGCGGGACTAGAATTAAAAGCGTCAGAGTCGACCGCACCGGCCGCCCCAACCCGAAAGGCACGCCATGACTACCTCACCCGAAAGCTCCGCTCAGAAGCCCGCCGCGAAGTCCGCCGCGAAGTCCGCCCAGCTGCGAGGCCGCACCGAACCGCACATGCACAGCTTCAACATGCCGCAGCTCGAACCCATCGACCCCTACGAGCGGCCCTCCTACCCCTTCTTCTACGTGCCCACCGACCTGCTCATCGGCGGTAGCTGGGTCAC
This window harbors:
- a CDS encoding glycerophosphodiester phosphodiesterase — encoded protein: MTAFPKTSKNLSRRGFIGASALAPAALMLQAGEAHAAANTRAQLAAVHSGSPAHQLLYKTDEFFIAHRGAGNISPEHTAYAYAESVRRGALAVEISVRTTSDGQFVCMHDTNIKRTTGASMDVRGHTLAELRQYKVNMRKNLGEKTDLYDIPTLEEAIAAINAVPAGGEYASVGGKKVVLFLEAKDGPAQAGLVKFITERGLQRRTVIKMYRDGSGGFKPTSKYLKLANSAGCATWCYFDGGDPIDKISAMARHENVDAIGVPYYEKPTGASHGSMSEANVRTLTSLGKAVIVWEIHRRSAYEKYKALGVKGFMCPDPYWVIGDPFDSSVKIKTGKRPHGMLPADPSVAADMPDLTGAAIVHNQRYDESVLLGPLANYTTRDKYTLDFSMKWTGALPQQAGHYGYIAFGREHDGPFGIGKKFAANQEDGTYVLAIRPNYNGGSVAQILCFEPKQTSPRVLHTMKLRQKVTTGQALNCKIVVNKNSFYYTVNGQYSSPINHSAYRGPYVHFGRFHGTNDGGPLELTRIEARQSWI